The Aspergillus luchuensis IFO 4308 DNA, chromosome 7, nearly complete sequence genome has a segment encoding these proteins:
- a CDS encoding pectate lyase family protein (CAZy:PL1;~COG:G;~EggNog:ENOG410PI0Z;~InterPro:IPR012334,IPR002022,IPR011050;~PFAM:PF00544;~SECRETED:SignalP(1-20)), with the protein MTNFKWIVAAAGLLSGQVLAAPTATSTHAKRATVSDAAFGYASMNGGTTGGAGGTTTTVSSYAAFTSAVSGDDAKVVYVDGTIKETADQVKIGSNTSIIGKDANAILEGFGVLVKEKENVIIRNLGVTKVLADNGDAIGVQYSNNVWIDHCDVSSDRDHDKDYYDGLIDITHGSDYVTVSNTFIHDHWKASLVGHSDSNEDEDSGHLTVTYANNYWYNVNSRAPSFRFGTGHIYNSYYLDVSDGINTRDGAQLLVESNQFVDSKKALYSTDDGYAVSNDNDFGDAKSTAEEGTLTSMPYDYTLLGSANVKAAVVGTAGQTLTF; encoded by the exons ATGACCAACTTCAAGTGGATTGTTGCCGCTGCCGGCCTCCTGTCTGGACAGGTCCTGGCTGCCCCTACTGCCACTTCTACCCATGCCAAGCGCGCAACCGTCAGCGAC GCTGCGTTCGGCTATGCTAGCATGAACGGCGGCACCACCGGTGGTGCCGGCGGTACTACCACTACCGTCTCGTCCTACGCTGCCTTTACCTCCGCTGTCTCTGGCGATGACGCCAAGGTCGTCTACGTCGACGGCACCATCAAGGAGACTGCCGACCAGGTCAAGATCGGCAGCAACACCTCCATCATTGGCAAGGACGCCAACGCTATCCTTGAGGGATTCGGAGT TctcgtcaaggagaaggagaacgTTATCATCCGCAACCTCGGAGTCACCAAGGTCCTCGCTGACAACGGCGATGCCATTGGTGTCC AGTACTCCAACAACGTCTGGATCGACCACTGCGATGTCTCATCCGACCGTGACCACGACAAGGACTACTATGACGGTCTGATTGAT ATCACCCACGGATCCGACTACGTCACCGTCTCCAACACCTTCATCCACGACCACTGGAAGGCCTCCCTGGTCGGCCACTCCGACAGcaacgaggacgaggacagCGGCCACCTGACCGTCACCTACGCCAACAACTACTGGTACAACGTCAACTCCCGCGCTCCCTCTTTCCGCTTCGGTACCGGCCACATCTACAACAGCTACTACCTTGACGTGAGCGACGGCATCAACACCCGCGATGGCGCCCAGCTGCTCGTCGAGTCCAACCAGTTCGTCGACTCCAAGAAGGCCCTGTACTCCACCGATGATGGCTACGCCGTCTCCAACGACAACGACTTCGGTGACGCCAAGAGCACTGCTGAGGAGGGCACCCTGACTTCCATGCCTTACGACTACACCCTTCTTGGCTCTGCCAATGTCAAGGCTGCTGTTGTCGGCACTGCCGGTCAGACTCTCACTTTCTAA
- a CDS encoding isopenicillin N synthase family dioxygenase (COG:Q;~EggNog:ENOG410PIPS;~InterPro:IPR026992,IPR027443,IPR005123;~PFAM:PF03171,PF14226;~go_function: GO:0016491 - oxidoreductase activity [Evidence IEA];~go_process: GO:0055114 - oxidation-reduction process [Evidence IEA]) codes for MSNFTSVPIIDFQRLQDPKTKAETLAQLRDAIFLVGFLYLTNHGLESLTKRAHATLPDLFSLPSEIKERTNMINSPSFLGYTRLGAETTALKTDMREQLDFGTPNLPPSNNQTAPIWSRLEGQNQYPTPATQSLVEEYITSFIPLSNTFLQYVAESLSLPPTTFDTYRGTMDRLKFIKYPPQPSSSGEDKSQGVGPHKDSTGLFTFLSQDTTGGLQVLNKRGDWIDVPPLQDEGALVVNIQQGFEAITGGVCSATVHRVVAPKNTTRYSIPFFMGIRMDLTLSNLRDSARHIVEKVPVGECSDEDEMKRRAEDVPSEFLSDRFDCFGEAYLRNRIISHPDVGKKWYPDLYERYSNDPFYLH; via the exons ATGTCCAACTTCACCTCCGTCCCCATCATCGACTTCCAGCGTCTTCAAGACCCAAAAACCAAAGCAGAAACACTCGCCCAACTCCGCGacgccatcttcctcgtaGGCTTTCTATATCTCACGAACCATGGACTGGAA tCCCTCACCAAACGCGCCCACGCTACCCTCCCagacctcttctccctcccatctGAAATCAAAGAGCGAACCAACATGATCAATTCGCCCTCCTTTCTAGGCTACACGCGTCTCGGGGCCGAAACCACCGCACTCAAAACCGATATGCGAGAA CAACTCGACTTCGGCAcccccaacctccccccTTCCAACAACCAAACAGCACCAATCTGGTCCCGTCTCGAAGGCCAAAACCAATACCCTACACCAGCCACGCAATCCCTGGTAGAAGAATACATAACTTCTTTCATACCATTAAGCAACACCTTCCTCCAATACGTCGCCGaatccctctctcttccgcCGACAACGTTCGACACGTACAGAGGAACCATGGACAGACTCAAGTTCATCAAATACCCACCtcaaccctcctcctctggGGAAGACAAATCCCAAGGCGTAGGGCCACATAAAGACTCCACTGGCTTATTCACCTTCCTATCCCAAGATACTACTGGTGGATTACAAGTCCTTAATAAACGTGGTGACTGGATCGATGTCCCCCCGCTTCAGGATGAGGGTGCACTAGTGGTAAATATTCAGCAGGGGTTTGAGGCTATCACGGGGGGTGTTTGTAGTGCGACGGTGCATAGGGTTGTT GCGCCGAAAAACACAACGCGATACAGTATCCCGTTTTTCATGGGGATACGGATGGACTTGACGTTGTCGAATCTGCGTGATTCGGCGAGACATATTGTTGAGAAGGTTCCTGTCGGGGAGTGctctgatgaggatgagatgaagagaagggcCGAGGACGTGCCGAGTGAGTTTCTTTCGGACAGGTTCGATTGT TTCGGCGAAGCCTACCTCCGCAATCGAATCATCAGTCACCCTGACGTTGGGAAGAAATGGTATCCGGATCTGTATGAGCGGTACTCGAATGATCCTTTTTATTTGCATTAA
- a CDS encoding putative aldehyde dehydrogenase (COG:C;~EggNog:ENOG410PKTJ;~InterPro:IPR015590,IPR016161,IPR016162,IPR016163;~PFAM:PF00171;~go_function: GO:0016491 - oxidoreductase activity [Evidence IEA];~go_function: GO:0016620 - oxidoreductase activity, acting on the aldehyde or oxo group of donors, NAD or NADP as acceptor [Evidence IEA];~go_process: GO:0055114 - oxidation-reduction process [Evidence IEA]), translating to MATVTLTGAKGRQIQVPTNLFINNEFTPASTNETLTIENPSTGTPLATVSSASPADIDRAVHCATQALPAWKATPGALRGALLHKLADLIERDAEDFASLEALEGGMLYTDSKAMTMPQAISTLRYYAGWADKIDGKTLHLPDGGVGYTFREPLGVCAAIVPWNAPLMITIWKLAPALTVGNCLIIKPSELTPLSALKLALLIREAGFPAGTVSILPGDGAKAGNALSTHPAIRKLSFTGSTVAGRAILHASASSNLKKISLELGGKGPSIVFSDCDLANALLWTRIGITANNGQICAAGSRIYVQRGIYEKFLEEYARLSKEDKPVIGDALDEKTTKGPVSSAAQLQKILGYVEEGKKRGVRVLFGGERIGEKGYFVQNTAFADVGQGERMMREEIFGPVACIAPFDTEEEAIKLANDTAHGLSAAVFTNDVNRAHRVTAGIESGQVTVNAWAMLASNMPFGGVKESGFGRDMGEEALEGWTTVKAVKYNILPPAAAKL from the exons ATGGCTACCGTCACCCTTACTGGCGCCAAAGGCCGCCAAATCCAAG TCCCGACCAACCTCTTCATCAACAATGAGTTTACCCCGGCCTCCACCAACGAGACCCTGACCATCGAGAACCCCTCCACCGGCACCCCACTCGCAACCGTCTCCTCCGCCAGCCCAGCGGACATTGACCGCGCCGTGCATTGCGCCACACAAGCCCTCCCCGCATGGAAAGCCACTCCGGGCGCCCTCCGCGGCGCCCTCCTGCACAAACTCGCCGATCTGATCGAGCGCGACGCGGAGGACTTCGCATCCCTTGAGGCTTTGGAAGGCGGGATGCTCTACACAGACAGCAAGGCCATGACCATGCCCCAAGCCATTTCCACCCTCCGCTACTACGCCGGCTGGGCCGACAAGATCGACGGCAAGACGCTGCATCTCCCTGACGGCGGAGTGGGGTATACTTTCCGCGAGCCACTAGGTGTTTGTGCCGCCATTGTTCCCTGGAATGCGCCTCT AATGATCACAATTTGGAAACTCGCCCCCGCCCTAACAGTGGGAAActgcctcatcatcaaacccTCCGAACTAACCCCCCTGTCCGCCCTAAaactcgccctcctcatccgcgaAGCAGGCTTCCCCGCCGGCACAGTATCTATCCTCCCCGGCGACGGCGCCAAAGCCGGCAACGCTCTCTCCACGCACCCAGCTATCCGCAAACTTTCCTTCACGGGATCCACTGTCGCCGGGCGCGCCATCCTGCACGCCTCGGCATCCAGCAACCTCAAGAAAATTTCCCTCGAGCTTGGCGGCAAGGGCCCCTCAATTGTATTCTCAGACTGCGACCTAGCTAACGCGCTGCTGTGGACGCGTATCGGCATCACAGCGAATAACGGACAGATCTGTGCGGCGGGATCGAGGATCTATGTTCAGCGGGGGATCTACGAGAAGTTCCTGGAGGAATACGCGCGGCTATCTAAAGAGGACAAGCCCGTGATCGGGGATGCATTGGAtgagaagacgacgaagggGCCAGTGTCCAGTGCGGCGCAGTTGCAGAAGATCTTGGGGtatgtggaggaggggaagaagagaggagtgagggtgttgtttgggggagagaggattggggagaaggggTATTTCGTCCAGAATACGGCGTTTGCGGATGTGGGGCAgggggagaggatgatgagggaggAGATTTTCGGACCAGTTGCT TGCATCGCCCCCTTCgacacagaagaagaggccatCAAGTTGGCCAACGACACCGCGCACGGACTCAGCGCCGCCGTCTTCACTAATGATGTGAACCGCGCGCATCGCGTCACTGCCGGTATCGAGTCCGGACAGGTCACTGTGAACGCATGGGCGATGCTAGCGTCGAATATGCCGTTCGGAGGAGTGAAAGAGAGTGGATTTGGGCGTGACATGGGAGAAGAGGCATTGGAGGGATGGACGACAGTCAAGGCGGTTAAGTATAACATTCTGCCCCCAGCGGCGGCTAAGCTGTAA
- a CDS encoding uncharacterized protein (COG:S;~EggNog:ENOG410PVBI;~SECRETED:SignalP(1-19)) produces the protein MYYYLVLLQLLTLFPLTTSYTVDQLWTLTTHFWDNFLYPANTAHINPNDTSIFSDNVQGRVDVTRTFTNRDLNNEYIFGLFSQTTHPSIFGVPIAYNITQFAATQNTVASTVVLTFNISTFDLVMPGVITAWFEFNSAGQITQYDAVFRWLEWLFVKILQAAGRKFHTTNETEIHEKVADLFARAICHTEEEYCLGRNRQYASMQDCYVFLTQKIRFGQPYEMGRNTLLCREVHDNMVRLNPDVHCAHIGPSGGDYCVDDQSYEEVVLERYFRTSWVPDNLAPMNVWVWQNGSESRTV, from the exons ATGTACTACTACCTAGTACTCCTACAgctcctcaccctcttccccctcaccACCAGCTACACCGTCGACCAACTCTGgaccctcaccacccactTCTGGGACAACTTCCTTTACCCAGCCAACACCGCCCatatcaaccccaacgacacctccatcttctccgacAAT GTCCAAGGCCGCGTCGACGTCACCCGCACCTTCACCAACCGCGACCTCAACAACGAATATATCTTCGGTCTCTTCTCTCAAACCACCCACCCTAGCATCTTCGGCGTTCCCATTGCCTACAACATCACCCAATTCGCAGCGACGCAAAACACCGTCGCCTCCACCGTCGTCCTCAccttcaacatcagcacCTTCGACCTGGTCATGCCGGGGGTAATCACCGCCTGGTTCGAATTCAATTCGGCTGGACAAATCACCCAGTACGACGCTGTCTTCAGATGGCTGGAATGGCTATTCGTGAAGATTCTCCAAGCCGCGGGGCGTAAGTTCCACACGACTAACGAAACAGAAATTCACGAAAAAGTGGCGGATCTATTCGCCCGGGCAATCTGTCACACTGAAGAGGAGTATTGTCTAGGTAGGAATCGGCAGTATGCGTCTATGCAGGACTGCTATGTGTTTCTGACGCAGAAGATTCGCTTTGGGCAGCCATACGAGATGGGAAGGAATACGTTGCTGTGTCGGGAGGTGCATGATAACATGGTCAGGTTAAATCCGGATGTGCATTGTGCGCATATCGGCCCTTCTGGCGGGGATTATTGTGTGGATGATCAAAGCTACGAGGAGGTGGTCTTGGAGAGATATTTTCGGACTTCGTGGGTGCCGGATAATTTGGCCCCGATGAATGTATGGGTGTGGCAGAATGGAAGCGAAAGCAGAACGGTCTAA
- a CDS encoding YoaK family protein (COG:S;~EggNog:ENOG410PQI9;~InterPro:IPR010699;~PFAM:PF06912;~TransMembrane:6 (i25-45o73-91i103-122o162-182i202-219o225-246i)), with product MEDSKGASPMVSYVRAEINVKYADLLLLACCFCSGLLDSTMYNAYNTFVSMQTGNTIFVGLGASQQDSRPYDWARSLTAIGCYAIGSFIFSRINNFLGPKRRGTLVACFLLQVVLVIIAAALSQSHVIAGDLADAHSTTFVTHWSQEAVIVLLSMQSAGQTVASRVLGYNEVPTVVITSLLCDLMMDPKLFLLRNEKRDRRVIAFILTLVGAIAGGWISKATGNIWAALWIIAGLKFFMAVALSFWHVK from the exons ATGGAGGACAGTAAAGGTGCTAGCCCGATGGTTAGCTATGTTAGGGCTGAGATCAATGTCAAATATGCGgatttgttgttgctggccTGTTGTTTCTGTTCGGGTTTGCTGGACAGCACCATGTACAATG CCTACAATACTTTCGTTTCTATGCAAACAGGAAACACCATTTTCGTGGGGTTGGGTGCCTCCCAGCAGGATAGCCGACCGTACGACTGGGCGCGATCCTTGACGGCCATCGGCTGTTATGCGATCggcagcttcatcttctcccgcaTCAACAACTTCCTCGGCCCCAAACGGCGCGGCACTCTGGTCGCCTGTTTTCTGCTGCAGGTCGTActcgtcatcatcgctgcGGCTCTCTCTCAGAGCCATGTCATCGCCGGTGACCTAGCCGACGCCCACTCTACCACGTTCGTCACCCACTGGAGCCAAGAGGCCGTCATCGTCCTGCTCAGTATGCAGTCCGCGGGCCAGACCGTCGCCAGTCGTGTGTTGGGCTACAACGAGGTGCCGACCGTGGTGATCACCAGTCTGCTCTGTGATCTGATGATGGATCCCAAGCTATTCCTGTTGCGCAATGAGAAGCGCGACCGTCGTGTCATCGCCTTCATCCTGACTCTGGTTGGTGCCATCGCCGGTGGATGGATCAGCAAAGCCACGGGCAACATCTGGGCAGCCCTGTGGATTATCGCCGGTCTCAAGTTCTTCATGGCCGTTGCTTTGTCCTTCTGGCACGTCAAATAA